The following is a genomic window from Adhaeribacter radiodurans.
TCGCCCCTATTTCCCTGTCCAAAAATCTTTGCTAAGTCTCGCCGATTATCAGCTTGAATAATTTCTACGGCGAGGTTATTCTCATCATTTACATTATCAATTGTCTCATCAACCGTATAGATAGCTAGTCCTTCATCTGGCAAAAATGTATCTTGCTTACTTCGGCGGCGATACTCTACAAAAACATATTCAGCAGGGTTAGTCATTATGGATGGATTTTTAATCATCACAATGCTTCCTCCTTCAGAGGCAGGTTTCAAAACAATGTCATTCTGACTATCAGTAACTTCCATAGGAGCAATCCAATTATGGAACATTCGTAACATTCCATTAGGTAAACTAGGGGTAATACCACTATTATTCCAGGATCCAGAAGCCATTAAACAATAACTACCCAGGCCATTTGATCTGCTAGCTTGCGATTGTCCGGTATCGTAAAAATCGGCCCATCGGGCTGCTAAATGTCCCCATTCGTGGGCACATACGCCCATTTGGCAATCTTCCGGAACTGTTAAGAAGGTTCTAACTTTTAAGTTTTCTCCAACTTTAATAGCTTTGGGCACTACCCATTTCAGGCTCCAGAAATCTTCCGTATCACCTGTTTCTTCAGCTCCCCTACCGGCATGAATAATGAAAAGTGCTGTTACCATCCCTTCATCCAAAGCATCAAAGCCTGTAAAGTCTACACCCTGTGCCAATGCGACACGCACTGCATCTTCTGCCATTCCTTGAGCATTGTTAGGATAATCTCCCATTCCGGATGAATCATTGGTATAGTAACTACTTAGATGAGGAAGCCGAATCCAACCATGTACCTCTCCTTTTATATCTATTCCCTTATTTTCATCAGCACTATAGTTGCTAATCCGCCGATAATATTCTGCCATACTACCTGTAGGGAAAACATCTAAATCACCAAAAAGCATTTCTTTATAGTAAGAAACAGGTTTGTTAGGGCTATGAGGTCTGTCTTCAAAATCTACCAAAAGCACTATTGTATTAATAATCCCCTCTAATGCTTTTGTAGGCCGTTCAATAAGTTGAAGTTCTTTTTTGGAAGCACTGGTTGTTTTACCATCATCTAAGCCAACATAGTTCTCACTTCTTCTACTGGCACTCCATACCTTAAAGAATTCATCAAATGTGAGGTTTTTAGGCAGCCTGCCTGTATCTAACAAGCTTTTATACCTTACATACAATTGAAGCAACAGCTTAGGCGATGGAGGAACCTTGCAAAATGCTTTGCAACAGTGTAGAGTTTTAAGATTAGAAGCTTTAACCAACATAATTATATCCTTTAATTTATTTAAATATTAAATTGATTTATAAATAGACTATATTTTTTATTACCCAATATACTATGCTCAATTAGGCCAGTAAATACGGCATTTGCCGTATTTTTTAAGTTTCATTTCTTAGCTATTTCTTCAGCAAAGTCGGCATATCTTGGGAAATAAAAGGTTCTGGTTTTCGTATCATTTGTTTCAGATGGAGGAACGGAACCTGGCCAAGGGTATTTTAACTCTACTTCAAAGGCTGGAGCTGATAAATCAGATAAGAGCCCTTTGTTCTTGCTTTCGGATAATTGGGCTATCTCAGCTAATTTTTGGTACTCTTCCATTAGCAGGTAAGCGGCGCATAAGTTGTATATTAAAGCATTCCCAACTTTCTTATTTATTTCGCTTTTCTTATCAGTCCAATTCACTTTCATAAGGTGGCTTTCCCAAGTTTCGGCTATTGGACGCAGCTTTTCTTTATCTATGTCGGGTGCAGCAATAAGCGTAGTAAAATCACTAGTTACTTTGTTAATTTCCTGATAAGCCGGTGCAGATCCTTCGATTATATTACTTACAACCTTTACTTTAAATTTATTCGGGCTTAAATCGTAACTTACCCGGCTGTTTACTTTATTTACCAAGTATTTTGTAAGGTCACTCACCAAAGCATTTTTCAGGTAAATATCTAATTCTGTTTTACTGCCAAAAGCCGGCGTATTGTAGGTGCCATCTTCTCTTTTATAGGTAGCAACTTCATCCCCGGTGGTCTTATCTATAACCTCATAACCGTAATCTGCTTTATAACTTACCTGGTAATAAACTCTGGGTCGGCCACCTACATTTGCTTGCGTCATTTGTTTTTCGGAGGGATAAACATTCTTTACCCACACCTTTAGCGTTAAGTCACCATCCGCTTTTTTGTATTCCAAACTTGGCAATTTGGGCCTTTCCCCAGCTGGTACTACCATGTCGCCATAATCATACTCCATGGAGTAGGAAGTATATTTAGGTGCAAGCGCCACTACCGGAGTTTTATAGTAGGTTGTCCAAACTTTTTTGTTCGAAACTTTTTGAGCAGATACCTGGCAGGCCAAGATAGTCAGGACTGCTAATAATCCGGCTTGTTTAGCCTTAGTTTTGAAAGTGCATAATTTTTCCATAACTTGTTGTAAGTCAATTATTTATTTTATTTTTAAAGCAACCTTTTTCCTACGTTCCGTATATGGCTGGTAAGAGATTTTTTGGTTAATTATGACCTTAGTACCTGATAATGAAAAAAGGTAATCTCTGTATTAAAATTTTTTTATTATGATCATTTTAACTGCTTACCTCCGACTAATTATTGGTACTAATGACTGTAACCCGACCCAAACCAAACCAGACCATGTTCGACGTTTATGAACAAGGTGACCCAGAAGACCTGGATAAATTTTATCTGGAAAACCGGCAAGAATTTATCAAGTGGATGCAAAATACGTTTCGTATTTCCGCAGACGATGCCACGGACATCTACCAGGATGCCATTATTGTAATTTTAAAAAAACTAAAAACTGAAGATTTTATTCTTCACAGCGCTTGTTTAAAAGTCTTTGTTTTTGCTATTGGTCGTAATATGGCCTTCAAGCTGCTTCAAAAAAGGAATAAGGAAGGTAAAGCATGGGGTGAGTCTGGTAAGTGGGGAGACCCGGATGATACGATTGAGTTTACAGAAACTCAGAAAATTGCTATGGAATTCTACGAGAAATTACCTGAGCCGTGTAAGTCCATTTTGCGGCTGTATTATTTTGAGCAGTTATCCATGCGGGAAATTGCTGAGCAGTTAGGCTACCACAGCGAAGATGTAGTTAAAAATCAGAAATGTCGCTGCATTAAAGCTATCCGGGATAAACTTTTTCCTTCTAATAAGAAGTAGAACCTTATTCTAGTAAAGTATTGTAAACATTAAAGCTGTTTAAGAAAGTTAAACTAGTTTCCTCATGACCTTAAAAGAAAAGATTCAACAGCTTGATGCTTACCTGCAGGGGCATCTAGCTGTTGAACAAAAAGCCCAGGTAGAACAATGGATGGAAGATTACTTGAGCGGAACTCTATCCCTGGAAGATCAGACCTGGTTTAACCAGAAATTACAGCAGGATGCTACCTTTGCCCAGGAAGTAGACCTGCAACGGGATATTCGCCTAAGTTTGGAAAAAGAATTAGACGAGGAATTCCAGAAGGATGTTCTGCACCTACAGCTGCTTTCGAGTGTTGAACAAGGTATAGACCAGAACCTAAAGCAGCGCTTTGCTATTCTGGAAGAACAGCTAGCCGCCAAAGAGGAAAAAGTTTTTTCGCTAAACCCAGAACCGGTAAACCGTACCTGGTATTACTGGCTTGGTGGTATAGCTGCTTGCCTGCTGGTGGGCTGCTTTGTGTACCTGTTTTGGCGCAACCAACACAAACCCGAACAGCTTTTTGCCAAGTATTACGAGCCTTATATGATTGCTTCCGTGCAACGAAATGGATCTACGCAGAATACCCAGCAACAAGCCTTGCAAGCATATGAAGAAGGTAACTATAAACTGGCGACAAAAGCATTTGAGTCGTGTTTAAGTCTTACTCCCCAAGATGTAAGTTGCCAGTTCTATCTAGGGTTGAGTTATCTGGAAACTCAGCAGCTACTCAAAGCTGAGCAGTCCCTTAAGCAAGTAATTCAAGCTACGCCGAATGAGTATGTAAGCCGGGCTCAATGGTATTTGGCTTTGCTGTACTTAAAGTCTAACAAAACTAAAGATACTGTATCACTCTTACAGGTTTTAAGACAAAACCAAGGGTTCTATGGAAGAAAAGCAACAAAGCTGTTAAAAGAAATGTAAGTATAGATTACCTTTTACATTAATGTCTAAAGTAAAATAAATAAGACAAACTATTAAATTTTTCAGACTGAAATGAATATATTAAACTTTTATTATAGCTTAATGTAATTCTCTAATCACTAATGTTTATAAATATGGAAGTTAAAGTTCAAAATATTGAGACTAATGCAAGAAATATAACAACTATATTTCTTAACCTAACCCCTTCAAATCAGTCCGATGTAGAAATGAAAATTGAAATAGAGATTGATGAATACAAAATAAATAAGGAGATGGAAGCGTTAAGCGTACACTCACTTTCCCTCGATCATCCTCACACCCAAAACATTCCTACCTCTAGAGGTGGGATTACAGGTTCAGTTACAATTGGTAAACGACCAGAAGTATAGGAATCCGAAAAGCAATAGAGAAGAGAAAAAAAAATTTCCTGATTTTTCACTTTGTCCCATAAAGTTGCTTTATAAGTTTCTAATGATGTGCAACCATAGGTTTACAGAAATAAACTTCTGATTAATAAATAGTTATACTTATTGCTTTAATTTAAGTAATCCTGCAAATATTAGCACCAACAAACATAAACCGGCAATTAAAAAAGGAAGTATTTTAGAACTTTGCTTATGTAATGGTTCAGCATTTCCAACAATGACAAAACTTCCCCATAAAGCCGGATTAGATTGATTATCATCAGCAGAGTTTAAATATTGAAGTTTGGCTTGGTACAAGGCATCATCCTTGGCAAGCCCTTTCTTCAATCCTTCGTAAAAATACTGCATAATGCGGGAGGTAGGCTTATCAGTTGCTGGCCATAAACTTACCAACATAGCTGGGCAGCCTGCATATGCAAATCCCCGGGCGAAACTAATTACTCCTTCTCCCTTTTGCAGCTTTCCTACGCCCGTATTACAGGCACTTAATGTAACTAATTCTGCCCTTAATTTTAAATTATACAATTCGTAAGCGTATAGATAACGATCTTCCTCGGTCTTGTTTTCAGAATAAAAAACCAACTTCGACAGATTTGGATGCTCATCATCTATAAGGCCATGAGTAGCTAAATGAATAATATTATACTGTGGAGCTAAGCTTTTAAACAGAGCTTTGTTAGCAGCATTGTTCAAATAGTAATTCCCCCTGAACATTTTGGCAATTTTTTCAACCTCTTCCCTGCTTCCCGGTAAATCCGGGAAACTATCTACAGAACCTCTTAATGCAACTGACTCGTTTGATACTGTTTTAGCCAGAGATATATTTTGGTTACTAGGAGCCAAGCCCAAAAAACTTTTTGGAGCATTCTGATATTTTTTATTATGGTTATCTAAAAGCAAAGTTGCTGAATAGTGATAACTCATCTGATAATCTTTCACTAAATAGTTTAAGCTAGAGTAATCTAAACGGCTTGGCTCAGGTTTCTCTTTTAAAAGTATTTCGAAAGGAACATAGCTTAATTCCATATCTGGAATAATAATTAACCTCTTTACTCCTTTTAATTGCTCCTCAAGAGGTGCTAACAAAGAGTTGTATATATTGTGTGCTTCTTTAACATAAACTTGTTTATTTTCATTTATTAAAGCAGCCCGCATTAGTTGGACTCGTTGTATTAAAGAATCGTTACTCACTCTTACAAGAGAATATTGAGTTGGAGAAATGGCGAATATATATAATAAACTATCGGTAAATGCGAATTCGATTAATGATTGACTAGGCACCAAGATCTTTTGTACATCTTTTATCCGTGCCACGGTATTGCTGAACTTTAGGCTATAATAATTAGGATAAGTTTTTTCAATGCGTTCTACGAACTCCGCATAATAGCGCTTAGTCTCTGCTAGTTTGGATTGAAGTTCGCTAATATATGTCCCTTTTACAGATGACTCTGATGAAACTTCAGCTAACTTTCTCTCATAAAAAGCAATTCTGGACCGAAGAGAATCTTCAATAGCTACAATAGAATCAGGGATACCAGCCTTATATGCTGCTCCAATTTGCTTCGTTACCTCCAATAGTACACTTGCTTTACCTTTTTCAGAAAAAATAAAAGCTTGATCTATGTATTTTGAATTATGGGTTAGTTCATAAAGTAAAGTAGCTGTTTCTAAACCCTGCTGGTAAATATTACTTGTGTAACTATTAAGAAGTAATTTTGCTTCTTCTCCTTTATAGCTTTGCCGAAGCATATTTATTGCTTGAGTTGTTAATTGATAATAAGTCAGAGCACTCTTTAATAAGTTAATGTCTGATTTATTTTGATCATATTTTTTTCTGAAGGTTTTGGCTTTAGCAACTAAGGCTCTGGCTAAATGATTTTTAGCAGCCACTTTTTGCAAATCAGCTTCACTTAGGGTAGAACGAAATGTATAATGTGGTACTAGCGATTTTATAGATTGATCATAATAAAAACTTGCGCTATCTAATTCATCTTTTCCTAACCATGCATCACCAATGTCGGTGAGTAAGCCAGCTACGTGCGGGTGTTTGCGTCCGGATATTTGGGTATAAATTCTTAATGACTTTTCAAAGTTGAAATTAGCTTTATCATAAGCATGTTGGCTCATAAAAATTTCGGCAATTGCGCTGTAACAACTGGCTTGACCCAATTGATAATCTTCTTCAGTAGAGTCAGACGAGTACAGGTCAAGTGCCTTATTGCAGTTAGCTAATGCCAGTTTGATTTGACCCTTTTTGGCTAAAGCTTGGCCTAAATTATTGTGAATGTAAGCCCCTTCAACAGGTGAAGCCACTTTGCCAATTATCTGCAGAGCTTTTCTGTAGCTTTCTATGGCTTTGTCAATATAACCTAAATTATAATAGGACACACCCAAATTCCCGTATATTACACCTAAATCTGGATAGAACTCACCAAATTGCTCTAGAAAGATTGCAACAGCATTCATATAATATGCGATGGCCCTTTCATAATCACCTTTGTCTTCATAGGTATTGCCCAAATTATTGTAAACAATAGCTACATTAACATTTCTCTCTCCCAGAACAATTTTGTAAATATTTAAGGCCTTTTGATAATAAGCAATTGCTTGTGGACCATCCCCCATTGCATTTGAAATCATACCTAAATTGGCGTAAATTTTACCTCTTTCCGGATGATTTCTCCCTCTATTTTTTACAATAATAGCCAAGCTTTCCTTATACATATAAAAAGCGGAATCAACCAGCTGTTGCTGGTAATAGATATTTCCTAAAACCATATAGCAACGGGCAGCGGATTTATCTTGAATTCCTACATGATTTTGATAGATATTAAGACTCTTTTTTAATGCGTGTAAAGCATTTTCATATTCAGCTTTCTTATAACTAATTTCTCCAATACCTCTTAAACTTTCTGCAAGTGCATAATAGTCCTTATTATTTAGTTTATGATTTATGTTGAGAGCCAGGTGAAGGAGAGAATCTGCTTTATGTAATTTACCTTGAAAAGTTGCCAACTCACCTAAGTAATTATAAGTTCGAGCTATTTCAGCAGAAGAATCAGGTAGGTGTAATAATCCAAAATTTAGATTTTTTTCAAAAATTTGATTAGCCTTATCCAAGTTCCCCATCAATTGATAATTTGCTCCTATCCTATTTTTACATCTCAGGTATAAGTGCCATTCTTGTTTTCGGTAGTATTGAGTAGCTGCTTTCTGAAATAGTATATTAGAGCTATCAAAATGAGCCGAATCAGAAAGAGTTATAGCATTATTATAATAATTCTGCTCAAATTGATAACTAGTCTTTTCTTGAGGAGAATCTGGTTTAGAGGATAAAGCGGTTCTTTTTTCGCACCCGAAAAGTATTTGTATTACTAATAAAACAATGGTTATACGACAGATATCCTTATCCATAGCAGCTTATTAATTTAAATGGAAAACGTTCTAATTAGGTTGAAGTTTTACATTTATTAATTAGTAAGATTTCTACATTTTTAAATTGTGCTTGCTTACTATGTTTTTCGTTATAACTAATAGTCTGTATATGTAGGGTATTTGCTACTTGTTTCCTCCATTTAGTTTAGCCACAAGTTCTTTATATGAATGTACCTGTAGCTTTTCGAAAATATGTTCCAAGTGTTTTCGTACAGTTTTATCAGCTACAAAAATCTTTTCTGCAATTTGTTTAACTGTCTTCCCTTGCATCAACAACTCCAATATTTCCTGTTCTCGTTTCGTCAAGTTTTCAGTTCCTGATATAGGTGGTTTAGGGATAGGTACATCTCCCTTCAAGTAACTAAGTACCCGGCTTGCCAGTGTAGGTGAAAGTGGCAGACCACCCTCCAGTACATAATTTATTGCGTTAAATAATTGATGTGGCTTTGCGTCTTTCAATAAATAACCGGAAGCTCCAGCCTGTAAAGCTTCAAAAAGCTTTTGCTCGTCGTCCATCACCGTTAGCATTACAATCTTCAGGTCCGGGTATTTTTGCTTGACTCGCCAAGTTGCTTCAATACCATTCATCTCCGGCATCTGCACGTCCATCAGCAACACTTCTGGTATAGTACCAGTTGCTAAAGTTTGAAGTAAAACTTGTCCATTTCTTACCTCAAAAAGCACTTCTACTTCTTCGCTTAAAGCTAATTTATCGCGAATATCTTGCCCTAATTGGGCATTATCTTCCACTATTCCGATGGTAGTTTTATGCATTAATAGAAAAAATTAGCTGTAGATGTTGCCTTATATATTCAAATGTAAGTCGTAGAAGAAGACTTGTAAATACGACAAATAACGTATTTTCAAACATTTAAGGGTAGAAGTATGCAAATACGGGTACCGAAAGCACCGGAATGGAGGCTAAATACACCTTTCATCTCTGCTGCTCGTTGGCGCATGTTATTTAATCCAAATCCTCGCTGGGTAGTATGCAGATCAAAACCTTTCCCATTATCCTCTATAATGAGTATCAGGTTAGATTTATAAACAGTTAGTTTTACGTTTACCTGTGTGGCATTGGCGTATTTTAAAGTATTGTTGGTGGCTTCTTGGGTAATGCGCAGTACGTGTAAGGCTAATAAGGGTGATAGCGTTAAATTGTCCCGCGAGTTTCGGAGTTGCCAGTATAAAGCTGGGGCATCCCGGTCTTCCCATACTTTCAATAACATATTGTGCAATCGGGCACCAAATGCATCGATAGCAATTGTTTCATGGTTCAGGAGCCAGATTGTTTCTCGCAAAGTCTGGTTCATCTCGCGGGCAAATTCACTTAAGCGCAAGAGGTGGTTCGGATCGGCTTTACCCGAGCATGCCATTAAATCCAAGCGGGAAATTAAATGGGTGAGCTGGGAACCTAAGCCATCGTGCAGGTCGCGGCCCAAGCGTTGGCGTTGGGTTTGCAATTCATTTTCTAGGCGCAAAGCTTTAATCTCCTTGGCTTGTCGGGCGCGCTCAGCTTCGTACGCCGATTGCTGGAGTACTTGGTAAGCCAGTAATAATTGTTCTTTGGTTTTGTAATGCTGCACTAGTCGGTAAGCCCATTCCAGGGCATTACTCAGCAGGTTAGTGACTACCATAAGTATTTTAGTAAATCGGTCTAGAACGCGTACAATTCAATATATTCCGTAAAAGCACAACATTAGATCCAGTGCTTAATACCAAAATTTTAAATTCCAATAAAATAATACAATAATTTAGAACCATAGGTAGCCTAAAACAGGTAAGGAATTTAACCAGTAGAGCACCTTCAGTTTTCTAATAAATTAGCAATGAATTTGTATTGGGAACAAAAGGATCCGGAATGGTTGTGTCTTCTTGGATGCCTTAATAAGCAAAGAGGTGTAAATAAGAGAGCGGAAGTAGCAGGGCCAGCATTAACGGATACTGCTAGCTATGCGGTTATTGGTTGGATGTTAATTGTAAGCTCATGTAAAAAATAAAGATTTATCTTCATTAATTTAATTATGTTCCGTGAATCTCTTATATTTTGAAACAAAAGAAAATAGCCCTTTATAGCTATTTTTCAGGGGTTTTAAGGATAATTTTCGATGAAAACAATTATACCGGCTAATTACCAAGACTTAATAAGTCAGGCCAGCCATTATCCGGACTATTCTTTGCCGAAAGCTGAAGATTTATTAAAACATTTTGGGTTTAAAGGTCTGGCCCTACACGCCCAGGCTCCCATCTTTTACGTGGTCGATTACGTGCACCAAAAATATTTGTTTATTGATCCTTCGTCCAAAAATTTACTGGGTTACGACCTGGACGTTATAACAGAAAATGGCCCTTTATACTACATTAATCTCTGGCACCCAAACGACTTGAAGATTGCTAATGCCGAAATATTTCCGACCATTAAACAATTTTTAAAAAAGCAATCAGCTACGGTTATTCCGGATCTTTCTTTTTCTTTTAACTACCGGGTAAAAGCGAATGGCGGTGATTACTGCAGTGTTATTCAGCGGTCTACGTTTTACGTGCACCCTACCGATAACACTCCCCTAGCGGCCGTAGGCTTTATTATGGATATTAGTCATTTTAAAGACGACACCAAAATTACTTTTACCATCGAAAAAGTAGACCGGCAGTTTTGCTCCGTTACCCCGGCACCTTTGTTTAAGCATAGCTATTACCCCGAAAAAGCGCCGGGCATATTCAGCCGGCGGGAACTGGAAATACTGGAGCTTATTTACCGCGGAAAGGGTACCAAGCAAATAGCCAATACCCTATGCATCGCTGAGAACACCGTGAAGAACCACCGGAAAAACATGCTGGCTAAACCCAAATGCAGCAATACCGCCGATTTAATAGCTTACGCTATCCGGCACGGCATTTTAGAGGCCGGCAGATTGATGCTGGTTAACTTAATTCCGGGAGCTTGTGCTTTATTAGATTTTGAAACTAGCTTTTTTCAATTAATGTAGAATTTCCTGGGCAAAGTCGGCCATTAGCTCGTTGAAAGCTTTTGGTTGATCTACGTTTACGAGGTGCCCCGCCCTGGGAATTTTAAAAATTTTGTTTTGCCACAGAGGTAAAGCAGCGGTGTCGAGGTAATCGGTGTTTACAATGTAATCTTCCTCCCCAAAAACAACTAAAAGCGGGCTATTCTGCTTTTCTAACAAGGCTATTTCGTCGTTGTAATTTCCGGTAGCAATGCATTCCCCAATTTTAGGCCGCAAGGTTTTCCGGACGGCCAGGTAGTCCGCCAGAATTATTTCCTGATCTTCTGGGTCCCGAGACAGCAAAATTTGCCCAGCATAACGTTTTACTGCGGTTAGGTCAGCCTCATCCATATACAAAACACTGGCTTCGCTGCCGGGCTTCATCATTTGGCTAATGGTACATTCTGTTTTTCCGACGGTGCTGGGCCCAGCCAATATCATACCAACTGGCTCTAAATCCTCACACAGCATTTCGGCTACAACATTGGTGCCCAAAGAAACTCCGACCAGAATATACCGATTACTGGTAATGAGTTGTTTGATTGCTTGTGCAAGGGTACGCGACAACACCAGAAAATTGAAATAATCCTGGTCATCTTCCAGTACATCCGTTTGTCCGTGGCCGGGTAAATCAAAAGCTATTAAACGGTAAGCGTTAAATAAAGGGCTCGCAAGTTGTTTTCTCCAGACTTGCGCAGAACCACAGTTATGATGAATCAAAAATATGGTTTCAGATTTATCAGGATTCTTCTCTAGGTAAGATAACCGAATTCCACTAATTTGAATAAACCTTCGTTCCATGAAATAAGATTGATAACGTTCTAAATAAATGTATTCAATAATCTAAAAAAATAGCCTTTTTGAATAGAAAAATAGAAAGTAAAATTAAAGCCACAGTTATTACAATTTTGTATCAATCAACATTTTAAATACTTCGCATTTATATCTAATAATGGCCTATTTAGGATTGAGTTAATAATAAATATTTTAAAATATTTTGTTCCGATCTTAATTCCTTAATCTTACAAAGTTACCAACTAAATGATGGAATATTACAAATCTTAAAACACTAATATGCTATTTATCTTATTATGGAATACTGGTACGACATTTACGGATTATGTGATCGAAGAGAAGTCGACACTATAGTGACCTTTTAAACCATTTTGATTTTTTAAAATCCAATCGGAAAGAACCTCCTTATCTTCCTCTACTAATTTCAGAAATGAAGGTGAACACGGATAAAGAAAGTCCATCCAAGGCAGTTTCGTTTATTCTCTCCTATTTAAAAATAATCGAAAAGGAATATGGTTCTTTTTGTGATAATTATTTGCTATTCCGGTGGGTAACTATAGAAGCCTTTAAAGACGTACTCCCCGTGGCATTGAAGCTGTTGCCCGAGGATAAACGGCAGAGTAAAAATCTACTCAATATGGGATTAATTACCGGCAATAATGCGATTCTACAACACCTAACCTTTAGCTCATCCGACATTGAAGCAATCAGGCAAGAAGTTATTCCTCCTTTACTAGACACCCAGGAGGATTTAACCCAATTCGTTAAAACAGCGGCTGTAAAAGGGAATTACTTTCAAGTAGAGTATTTAGCTGCGCAGGTAGATCCCAAAATTTAGTCACCCCAGTCCTGGAAGCCTGTAAAGAAGGAATTGTGGGTATTGTAAATATTCCGGTGGAACAAGGCCATGCGGCGCCGGATTGTTTTCATAATTCTCCCTTAAATACGCCAATAAAGAAAGCTTTTATTTATTAAAAAAGTATTTACTAAGTAAAGGCGTAAGAGACCAAAGTTTTTAATAATTCATTTACAATTAGGTCCGAGTTTGCGGCAATAAGCTTCTGGTTCAATCAATAAGTTTTGGCAACTGTTTACCAGATTCAAGCATCACGATCGTGCCACAACCGAGGATCAATGTTAAAGGGAGAGGTACTGATAATTTCTATTCGGTTATAATCCGGATGCTTAGGGTGTAGCAAATAGTTAAGTGACTCTTTCACTACTGCCGATGATACTCCTAATGCTAACACATGAGGGTTAGCCAGCCAATTAGCTATTAGTTTATGATTAGCTTGGTAGCCTGATTCTTCTCGCCAGGTTGGTGGAAGTTCTTGTAAGAGCTTAGATACCTCGGGCAGGGCTAAAGTAATTAAAAAAAGCCGTGGCAAATCTTCATAGGGTAACGTAGGCAGGTGAACTAATTGCTCCAGCAAAGCCAGTTCCGGACTCGCCGAAGTATAGAGAATACCCGTACCAGGTGGATTCCAGCGTCCTCCATATAGGCGAGCTCCTTCTGTTGACAAGGGGGTTCCAATAAAACGTTCCTTTACTAATCGGTAAGCTAACACGGGACTATCACCAACCAAAGTCGAGGCTCTGCTCTCAGCCATAGATGCCATGCTCAATGCGACCCAGAACGGCATGTACCATCCCAAAACCAGTAGCCGTGTCCAGTAAGGTTAACGGGGCTTGTCGCCGCAGTTCGGACAAGGGTACTCGTAGCCACCGCCCGAGTACGTCAGCCCGTCCGTCAAAAACGTCTAAACCATGCAGGAGCAAATCTTCCAGTAATAACAGCCGCTCGGAGGCA
Proteins encoded in this region:
- a CDS encoding tetratricopeptide repeat protein; this encodes MTLKEKIQQLDAYLQGHLAVEQKAQVEQWMEDYLSGTLSLEDQTWFNQKLQQDATFAQEVDLQRDIRLSLEKELDEEFQKDVLHLQLLSSVEQGIDQNLKQRFAILEEQLAAKEEKVFSLNPEPVNRTWYYWLGGIAACLLVGCFVYLFWRNQHKPEQLFAKYYEPYMIASVQRNGSTQNTQQQALQAYEEGNYKLATKAFESCLSLTPQDVSCQFYLGLSYLETQQLLKAEQSLKQVIQATPNEYVSRAQWYLALLYLKSNKTKDTVSLLQVLRQNQGFYGRKATKLLKEM
- a CDS encoding RNA polymerase sigma factor, producing the protein MTVTRPKPNQTMFDVYEQGDPEDLDKFYLENRQEFIKWMQNTFRISADDATDIYQDAIIVILKKLKTEDFILHSACLKVFVFAIGRNMAFKLLQKRNKEGKAWGESGKWGDPDDTIEFTETQKIAMEFYEKLPEPCKSILRLYYFEQLSMREIAEQLGYHSEDVVKNQKCRCIKAIRDKLFPSNKK
- a CDS encoding M6 family metalloprotease domain-containing protein, with protein sequence MLVKASNLKTLHCCKAFCKVPPSPKLLLQLYVRYKSLLDTGRLPKNLTFDEFFKVWSASRRSENYVGLDDGKTTSASKKELQLIERPTKALEGIINTIVLLVDFEDRPHSPNKPVSYYKEMLFGDLDVFPTGSMAEYYRRISNYSADENKGIDIKGEVHGWIRLPHLSSYYTNDSSGMGDYPNNAQGMAEDAVRVALAQGVDFTGFDALDEGMVTALFIIHAGRGAEETGDTEDFWSLKWVVPKAIKVGENLKVRTFLTVPEDCQMGVCAHEWGHLAARWADFYDTGQSQASRSNGLGSYCLMASGSWNNSGITPSLPNGMLRMFHNWIAPMEVTDSQNDIVLKPASEGGSIVMIKNPSIMTNPAEYVFVEYRRRSKQDTFLPDEGLAIYTVDETIDNVNDENNLAVEIIQADNRRDLAKIFGQGNRGDGDDLYPSVINGVENRSLGENTQPPLNLNGKWTGITINVKGNPGDPEMRIDVTITPEVVA
- a CDS encoding CHAT domain-containing protein, producing MDKDICRITIVLLVIQILFGCEKRTALSSKPDSPQEKTSYQFEQNYYNNAITLSDSAHFDSSNILFQKAATQYYRKQEWHLYLRCKNRIGANYQLMGNLDKANQIFEKNLNFGLLHLPDSSAEIARTYNYLGELATFQGKLHKADSLLHLALNINHKLNNKDYYALAESLRGIGEISYKKAEYENALHALKKSLNIYQNHVGIQDKSAARCYMVLGNIYYQQQLVDSAFYMYKESLAIIVKNRGRNHPERGKIYANLGMISNAMGDGPQAIAYYQKALNIYKIVLGERNVNVAIVYNNLGNTYEDKGDYERAIAYYMNAVAIFLEQFGEFYPDLGVIYGNLGVSYYNLGYIDKAIESYRKALQIIGKVASPVEGAYIHNNLGQALAKKGQIKLALANCNKALDLYSSDSTEEDYQLGQASCYSAIAEIFMSQHAYDKANFNFEKSLRIYTQISGRKHPHVAGLLTDIGDAWLGKDELDSASFYYDQSIKSLVPHYTFRSTLSEADLQKVAAKNHLARALVAKAKTFRKKYDQNKSDINLLKSALTYYQLTTQAINMLRQSYKGEEAKLLLNSYTSNIYQQGLETATLLYELTHNSKYIDQAFIFSEKGKASVLLEVTKQIGAAYKAGIPDSIVAIEDSLRSRIAFYERKLAEVSSESSVKGTYISELQSKLAETKRYYAEFVERIEKTYPNYYSLKFSNTVARIKDVQKILVPSQSLIEFAFTDSLLYIFAISPTQYSLVRVSNDSLIQRVQLMRAALINENKQVYVKEAHNIYNSLLAPLEEQLKGVKRLIIIPDMELSYVPFEILLKEKPEPSRLDYSSLNYLVKDYQMSYHYSATLLLDNHNKKYQNAPKSFLGLAPSNQNISLAKTVSNESVALRGSVDSFPDLPGSREEVEKIAKMFRGNYYLNNAANKALFKSLAPQYNIIHLATHGLIDDEHPNLSKLVFYSENKTEEDRYLYAYELYNLKLRAELVTLSACNTGVGKLQKGEGVISFARGFAYAGCPAMLVSLWPATDKPTSRIMQYFYEGLKKGLAKDDALYQAKLQYLNSADDNQSNPALWGSFVIVGNAEPLHKQSSKILPFLIAGLCLLVLIFAGLLKLKQ